One Strix aluco isolate bStrAlu1 chromosome 19, bStrAlu1.hap1, whole genome shotgun sequence genomic window, AGAAAGCAATGTTTGGTAGTCTTGTCCGCTGCTTTTGTGACTTCTCTTAGGAAAAAGGTTTCTGCAGTCCTTTCAGGGATGCAACCACACTACTATTTTACTTCACAAATAGATAAAATAATATTACAAATTCTTATGCTAAACCAGTTAACAGGCCTGTACTAGGACTCCAGTTCTGATGTCAGAAGAATCCCCTGCTCTCTTGTGCTTATTCTGCTTGTTAAGCTTtatttgattaaagaaaaaatagacgGCTTTAGAGACTTGCTATATGATAGTTGTTGTTTTGAGAAAACAGACTTCTGAGTTTTGAGCACACCCATAAGCCAGTAGCTGTCCACTTCTGCTGAGTATATCAGTAAGTTATTAGGTCTCAAGGGATAAATTTGAGGATATAAATAACTTGTATCTGGGCATATTTGTAATAAAAACGAACGTCCAATGTTCTGAGAATAGAAGGCAGCTATTTTAACTATGGACTAACTTAAACGGTAAAGTAGCTTGTGTGCTTCCCACGGGGGGTAGTGAAACCTTACTGGCCGCTGGCcagaagagctgctgcttttgcttttctttgtgtgcCTGAAGTCAAAActtcctgcactgcagctgcaAGTAGTAAGCGGAAGGAGAACGTGTGATGGGCGGGTGGGCTAGCAGGCTGTCAGCTGCCTCCGAGCTCCACTTGTCTAATGAGTTCCTTCTGCTCTGTGTTCGGTTTGATGCAGTTCGTATGGCTCACGGTTGCAAGGAGAGATACGTTATTTCAGAAAACTACAGCGCAGAAACGTGCGCATGAGCCTTCAGAAAGGCCAGGCTGCAGACTGCGTGTTACGTCTTCATGGGAAACAGCAGTGATCCATCTAGGCTGCCGTTCTGAAGAGCACTTGAGTGTGTACTTGACCTTAGGTGCTCTTCCTGAATAAAGATGCTTTTCTGGAGGAAAGCCTTGAAAAGACGAAAACTAGCAGCTGTTGACAAGCTTTTTGTTCCTTTCCCCCCAGGTTGCCATGGTGGAGGTGCAGCTGGAGGTACAGTACAAGTACCCCCAGATGCTGCTGATCGCTTTCAGCGCCTGCACGACAGTGCTCGTGGCAGTTCATCTCTTCGCCCTTCTCATCAGCACCTGCATTCTGCCTAACGTGGAAGCAGTGAGCAACATCCACAACCTGAACTCCATCAGTGAATCCCCGCATGAGCGCATGCACCCCTACATCGAGCTGGCGTGGGGCTTCTCCACCGTCTTGGGGATTCTCCTTTTCCTTGCGGAAGTCGTGCTTCTGTGCTGGATAAAATTTCTGCCTGTGGGCTCCATCCTGAAAAACGAGACCACCAACGCCGAGAAGCCCAGCAGCCACGCGGGTTGGCAGTCAGCGCTGGTCTCCACCATCATCATGGTCCCAGTGGGTCTGATTTTTGTCGTTTTCACCATTCACTTCTACCGCTCTTTGGTGCGGCACAAAACGGAGCGCCACAACCGAGAGATCGAAGAGCTTCACAAACTGAAAGTGCAGTTAGACGGGCATGACAGAGGCATGCAGGTAGTGTGACAGAGGCACAGGCTGCTTCCAGCAAATCCGCTCAGCTAAGGCTAAGAGCAAAATACCTGTTTTGCTAGTTGGTGAGACGCAGCAGTGATGGATTGTCTTGAGGCTTAAATAAATGCTAATTGCCTGCCATATATAGCTGTGGGTTCTAGTGCTGTTTCAGATGTTGGGGTCTCTGGCCTGTTCCTGGTCCTACACACTTGTGTACTCAAGTCGACACTGCCGTGGAGTTCAAGGTCTTTATCTACCTTAACATTAGTTCAGGTAgccaaaaatctgtatttttttatgaaTGCAATACACTGTTGCCAAAAGTAAAACTGCATCAGCAGTCCAAAAagccagtgtgtgtgtgtgtgtgtgtaggacCTGTCTTATGTGTCAGAACTCCCTGGCTGTCAGTGCAGCAGCAATTAACTGGCAGCTCATTTCTAGAGCTGCGCTGGTTAATGTGGGTATCTGCAGCTGACTTGAGGACATCCAGGAAAGCACAATAGAAACTGTGGGCGTTGATCACCTTTGTTCCAAAGCAAGTATTCCGTAAATACATAACCACAAAGAAATCAGCCTTAgcttttatgttcttttcttGCTATTCCTTACTCTTTTACAGCTGGGGAGGTAGAATTTTGAATTGCAGGCAGCTGGGAAGTTCTGTCATACTTTCTtcagcacagaatcacagactggtttgggttggaagggaccttaaagatcatctagttccagcccccccccccgccacaggcagggacaccttcccccagaccaggttgcccaaagccccgtccaacctggccttgaacccttccagggagggggcagccacagcttctctgggcaacctgtgccagggcctcaccaccctcacagggaagaatttctttcttaaacCTAATCTGAATccaccctctttcaatttaaaaccatttacccttcgtcctatccctacactccctgataaagagtccctccccagctttcatGTagcccccttttaagtactggaaggccactataaggtctccttggagatagaatcatagaatagtttgggttggaagggaaagCAATCTGTCACTTTAGCATCTAAAGCATCTGTCACTTTAGACTGAATGAATGCCAAGATCATGTGTTTTTTCCCAATAAGAGGCAAGAGTGCCCAGGGAAGGCTTACAGGTGTTTTAGTTTTAACAAGGACATTCTTAAAACAGAACAGTGACAGGGAATTTAATGAGACAAAACTTTGAAGGACTAGAAAAGCAAGTTTCAAGGAGGTAAGGCATGACAGCATATAGCATATTGTAGAAATCTGTTGCTATGTCGTCTTCATTTATGtattgttgcaattttttttgcCTGGTTTGATGGAGAGAACAAGCCCCAGTGCTGTGTATTTCATCagttgtttggggggttttgtcaGCTGTAGCATGTGTCTGTCAAAAACAAATGCTTCTTTCCTCCGCCAAAGCAGGCAACTCCTCTGGTGGAACCTGGAGCTGTATTGGTGAGCCTGACGGAGCTGGATCCGGCGGGAGAACAGTGTGCCATTAAAGAGCTATCATGTTTCATTtgagctgactttttttttcagcagctgagAAAATGCCACTTGTATTGCTTAGCAAGGGAAGCCTGCAAATTCTATAGCATTCTTGTGGGTGAAAACTTCTGtaaaaatgattttatgatttacAGTAACTTTGTGGAGGGAAATGTGTTGCAATCATGAGCTCTTTTAAGGACAAGTAAGGCTTTCTGCCACACAGGGCTGAAAGAAGCATAAGCACACTTTCTTGGCCCTGATCCTGTGCTGGTTTCCTGCTCTGCACTCAAACATTGCAGTTTCAGAGTCTCCTAGGCCTTATAGGTTTCTAAAATCATTAAGGATGTTTGTAATGTTCTGTTTAACCCTGGTCCCTTATTCCACTGGGATTTGAGAAATCTAATGGCAGCTTCTCAGAGTGGAGAGTACACGCAAATCCCAGTGCAGCAGGGTGAGACTATCCCTATGCTCCTCTCTGGCGAGGGCCTTGGGAACCCAACTCTAATCTCTCTTGTTTACATGCGAGTTGGAGCGTTGCTGAACAAGTTGCTTAGCACTGTGTCTGTGGCTTTCATCTGTTGTTCTTGCCACAGTTGGCATGTACCATATTGGCTGATGTGCAACAAAGAAAATCGTCTTTGTGTGCTAAATGACTGGTCTGTACTTATGTGCGATGCAAAAGATGAGTGTCCTCTGCAAAGTGGGTGGTCATGAAATTCATATGATCTCCCTAGGAGTctgccctctctccctcctctttttaCCATAATAAAGGTTTATACAACAAAATCAGAGTTGAGGTTTTCTGCCAAGTATTATGCATGTAAGCTCTTCTACCAACAAAATTTCTATTGTGAGGCCAGATCAGATAGGATGAATCTCTCATCTGTACTTCTTTAACATTAGTAATAATAGGATTCTGTCCTGTGGAGCTCAGGAGCTTGTTGGGGAAAGTATTGAGCCatttttgcaatttaaaaaaaagtttcatggtTCACATACGGTGCTGCAAAAGCAACGCAGCTCGTTTGGAAACAGCCAAATCATTCACTTAATTCTTTGCAAATATAATAAACTTGAGCAAATGGAGAAATGCAGCAAAAATTGTGCTTTGATTTTGTAGAACATCTTGGTGAGGCTTTGGTGGGATTGGATTTAAGATAAGTCTCCAGGCACCGCATCTGTGACTGGAGCGGGATTGCCTTACTCCAGCGGGGAGTCTGAGGTATGGTTTGAGGTGGTGTCCCAAGGgaaaatgcactgaaaacagaaaaataatgtgctTTCCCATCTTTGCTTGCAGCTTTGTTTCTTGTGTCTCTCTGGGCACCGAGTTCTCCCTTCCATGAGAAGCCCATGGGAGTATTTTTGCTCTTTGGTGTCTGGGATCTCTCTAGGTTCATGCTGTAACTCCTCTCCTTTCCCAACAACAGCGTTTGCTTTTCTTGCTCCTGCCTGTCTTCCTCCAACTTGTTTACATTCACACCGCTGTTGGGTCCAGACTTGTGTCGCGGAAAGTTTGCCTGTGGTATCAGCCATGGGAGCTCGTCCGTAAAGGAGTAGGGCCATTGTACTTGGCCAGATGAGTGTTTCTGTGCTACGGCGCCAGAAAATCCtccttgcttctgctgctgcccccGTGGCTGTCAGCACGATTCCCATCAGTCAAGCGTGGAGATGCCTGCCTTTCCACACCATCGCTGGTGTCCCGGCGGGGCTGGCAGCGCCCTGTGTCACGTCTGGGTTTGCCTGCCGGTGCCTGGCCACCTCTGTGCTGGGTTGTCCCCTCTCTGTCGTTCCTAGGGTGTCCCAGGTTTGGTGTGGCTCCGTTCCTGTGGCATCTGCACAGAGATGCTTCCCCCAAGGGTCCCGCTCTCGGGCTGGGGACGTGCGCTGAGGATCTCCCCTGGCACGTGTGAGCTTTCTGTACCAGCCTTGGGCCCTGGGGTGCTGGAGTTCTGAGGGGCTGTTGCCCTAATTCTCAGCTCCCTTGGGCTGTGACTCTCTGGAACAGTTTGGGCCATTTCTCCCATTTCTGCAGTGGGGTTCGCCACAGGGGGCAGCCACGATCTGGCTCCAGAGTCCTGAATCctccttcagatttttttggaCAGATTTTGCCCGGCAGAAAAATGCCTGTGCAGGCTCCAGCACTGGAGGGACCCTGCCTGCCCACCCTAAAGC contains:
- the ORAI2 gene encoding protein orai-2, encoding MSSELNVPVDPSTPACCSEPGTKGMDYRDWVRRSYLELVTSNHHSVQALSWRKLYLSRAKLKASSRTSALLSGFAMVAMVEVQLEVQYKYPQMLLIAFSACTTVLVAVHLFALLISTCILPNVEAVSNIHNLNSISESPHERMHPYIELAWGFSTVLGILLFLAEVVLLCWIKFLPVGSILKNETTNAEKPSSHAGWQSALVSTIIMVPVGLIFVVFTIHFYRSLVRHKTERHNREIEELHKLKVQLDGHDRGMQQATPLVEPGAVLVSLTELDPAGEQCAIKELSCFI